In Bacillota bacterium, the sequence TGAACGAAGCCGGTTCTGGTGGAGGCAGCTCGACTCTACTTAAGGTAAATGCTGGCGGAACAGTAGTGGCGAAAAAAGTTTACCCCAATGTTACCATCCAAGTCGGCCAGGCACGGCACCTGTTTCAAGAGAGCGATCAAGGTATCGTCGCCCGGATTGATCAGAAGGGAACACTGGTTTTATACTAGAACAGCATTGTTAGAACCGGGTATCCCGGTTCTTTTTTACTGGCGGCAGGAAATTGTTTCCATCAGGTCGAATACATAGCTGGGTGCGCTTTATCTAAGGGGGGCTTATTTTTGAAGAGAGAAAGCCTATTGGTGGGAATAGTACACGAAATAAAGAATACCACCGCTACCATGGATGGTTTCTTACAGCTATTAGCTGACCAAGTGGCAGACGATAGCCGGGCTCGGCATTACGTGGAAATGTTGTCCAGTGAGCTCGGCCACCTGGAGCAATTAGTAGAAGACAGCCTTCATTTCACCCGGGTTGGCACTATACCCTTCAGTCGTTGTGATCTGGCAGCGATATTAAATCAGATAGCTACCAAGGTTGCTCATTTGGCAGAGGGGAGCGGTATCGAAGTCGAGGTAAAAGCGAGTCCTTGTCCTCTGGTTTACGGAACGCCGAAGCTGCTGCAGCAGCTCTTGTGGAACCTGGTCAGCAATGCCTTAGCTGCCTTGTCGGGTCCCGGACAAATTTTGCTAGAGCTGGCACCGGTTGGCGATAACTGGTTGCGACTTACTTGTCGAGATACAGGTCCAGGTATTTCACCGGCGGACATGACTCGGATTTTTCAGCCTTACTTTACTACCAAGGAAAATGGGACTGGCCTAGGACTCCCGCTCTGCAAGCAGATCGCCGAGTTCCACGGGGGCCGGCTGGAAGTGGAAAGCAACCTGGGCTCCGGGACTTGTTTCACCTTATGGT encodes:
- a CDS encoding HAMP domain-containing histidine kinase yields the protein MKRESLLVGIVHEIKNTTATMDGFLQLLADQVADDSRARHYVEMLSSELGHLEQLVEDSLHFTRVGTIPFSRCDLAAILNQIATKVAHLAEGSGIEVEVKASPCPLVYGTPKLLQQLLWNLVSNALAALSGPGQILLELAPVGDNWLRLTCRDTGPGISPADMTRIFQPYFTTKENGTGLGLPLCKQIAEFHGGRLEVESNLGSGTCFTLWLPGRQDLATSREA